Genomic segment of Candidatus Cloacimonadota bacterium:
GTCGGCGCCGAAAAGCGCGTTTGCCACGCTGAGCTGCGCTTCCCCGCTTTCGGCGATGGCGTTAAGCGATTGTTGCAGAGCCTGATAGGCTTCATGTTGGTCACCCTCGAAAAGGTCAAAATTCAGCGCTTCCGCCATTTGTTCAGCGGTTTCACCTCTCGCTCCGGTATAGGTCATACTGAGCGCGGAACTCAGGCTGTAAGGGCTGAAAAACAGGTTTTTCCCGGGTTTGTCAGCCAGCCTCAAAAGCTCGAAAGCCAGGGCGTTGTTCGGAGCCGCGACCTGGGCGGCAAGCTCCGGGGAAAGGTTTTGGGGCTTTTCCCTGCCATTTTCCTTTTCGATTTTTCCGCAAACGCAGCCCAGGCTCAAACTGACCAAAAGCAGCGTCATCATCATATTCTTCAACATCTTAAACCACCTTATTTGTTGTGTAAACATAATTCACGTGTCGGGATTTCCCGTCAATCTTTTTCACGGGAACAAAAAGCGCGCCGGATAAAATCAGACGCGCTTGGGTTATCATGGGATTTAGGGTTTATTGTTTGGGCGGTTCGTTCATTTTGCCCATAAAAAGCACGGTGTTGCTTGGCTTGTGCAACAGGATATACACGAAGGGTTTATCGGCACGGAATGTCACAACTTCATCCGGTTCCGGAGACATCTTTGTGGCAACCACGATACCTGTGGCGGCGGCGGCTTCGGTTCCTTCTTCATTCACTTCCACAAAGGCTTTGTGGATGATGTCGTGGATGAAAACGCCGAGTCCGCTTTCCTTCGGGATGATTCCGGAAAAGTCGGCTCTGGCGTGGTCGAAGGCGTCGGTCATGCCCATGGCTTTCAGGATGTCTGTCAAACCGTCAAAGGTGAGTTCAAACTTGAATTTGGGGATGTAGAGCTGAACCTCGCGCGGGGACATGGATTCCTGCCAATTCATCAGGTTCGCGGAATTCAACTTTTTGGCAAAGCCGTCGATTTCGTCTGGAAGCACAAAGAGCATGGACAAATCCCGCTCGGCGTAAGGCAGTTCAATCAATTGCGCTCCAGGGACTTCGCCATATTGGTATCTGGCACGGGCGCTCATCATTTCCACGGGACGGGATTGGTCTTCCCCACGTTTTTTGGATGAAACGTAGAACTTGTCTTCAATGGTCAGCCTGGGGTCGAATTCATTGAGCCAGCTACCTTTGAAATAGATGGCGTTCACCAACACCATGCCTTCGTTGCTGCCCCGGATAT
This window contains:
- a CDS encoding serpin family protein, giving the protein MLKLKTLLLALLVLSISFGCVCSKCKKEIEPDRVQDSEMTTISEQNNALAFKLYEMADKPGKNMFYSPHSISTALSMVYGGARNNTFEQMSKALYFGLPEMKQHEGYLALQKELNRISENGKAELNVANAIFGAESRKALVQKDFIKLLQQQYLSDYYNLDFKDYSGTAKFINKWVMDKTHDRIKDLVNEDHIRGSNEGMVLVNAIYFKGSWLNEFDPRLTIEDKFYVSSKKRGEDQSRPVEMMSARARYQYGEVPGAQLIELPYAERDLSMLFVLPDEIDGFAKKLNSANLMNWQESMSPREVQLYIPKFKFELTFDGLTDILKAMGMTDAFDHARADFSGIIPKESGLGVFIHDIIHKAFVEVNEEGTEAAAATGIVVATKMSPEPDEVVTFRADKPFVYILLHKPSNTVLFMGKMNEPPKQ